In the Solibacillus sp. FSL K6-1523 genome, one interval contains:
- a CDS encoding P27 family phage terminase small subunit: protein MTNVKTKKQFKLAVTREMKSLGVYKKEYNNLIDIYAGMLHQYHLFEFQFEESGYQITEDYTNKAGATNQRKVPLLTAMESLRKDIVSYSDRLCMNPKTLIAPDPMDKNKQMNTGSALDQFLASQKQ, encoded by the coding sequence ACGAAAAAGCAATTCAAATTAGCGGTTACGCGAGAGATGAAAAGCCTTGGTGTGTATAAGAAAGAGTACAATAATTTGATAGATATTTATGCCGGAATGTTACATCAATATCATCTATTCGAATTTCAATTTGAAGAGTCCGGTTATCAAATAACTGAAGACTATACAAACAAAGCAGGTGCAACAAACCAAAGAAAAGTACCTCTTTTGACGGCAATGGAATCATTAAGAAAAGATATTGTTTCGTATTCTGATCGTTTATGCATGAATCCAAAAACTTTAATTGCACCAGATCCAATGGATAAAAATAAACAAATGAATACTGGTTCTGCATTAGATCAATTTCTTGCTAGTCAGAAGCAGTGA